Below is a window of Enterococcus gilvus ATCC BAA-350 DNA.
TCGCTGTTGTATCCAAAATATTTTTTGCATCGGGAATGCGTAAAAATCCAATAGCTTGTTCATAAGCCTTTGGTCCTAAACGGGGCACTTTTTTTAATTGCGGACGTGATGTAAACGCGCCATTTTCTTCACGATACGTCATAATATTTTGCGCAGTGGTCTTATTTAATCCAGAAGCATATTGCAGCAACTGCGGACTCGCTGTATTGACATTGACACCCACTTGGTTAACGGCTGTTTCAACGACAAAATCAAGACGTTCAGATAACCGTTTTTGCGAAACATCGTGTTGGTATTGCCCTACACCTACCGCCTTTGGATCGATCTTCACTAATTCCGATAAAGGGTCCTGCAAGCGTCGCGCGATGCTGACGGCACTGCGCTCTTCTACTTGTAATTCTGGAAACTCTGCGCGTGCTACATCGCTGGCAGAATACACGGAAGCCCCTGCTTCATTCACGATGACATAAAACACTTCTTGTTGTATTTGTTTCAACTGCTCTGACACAAACAATTCAGATTCACGACTTGCTGTCCCGTTCCCAATAGCAACCATTTCGACGCCGTGCTTTTTGATCAACGCTTGAAAGGCTGGGCCGGCTGCTTGGCGTTTGGCTTGAGGTGCTGGCTTATGGGGATAGATCACTTCGATGGCCAACACTTTCCCTGTTTCATCTACGACTGCTAATTTGCATCCAGTACGGTACGCGGGGTCAAAGCCCAACACGACTTTTCCTTTTAAAGGAGGTTGCAAAAGCAAGTTGCGTAAATTCTCGCCAAAGATATTGATGGCTTGTTCATCGGCATCTTCGGTCAATTCATTTCGAATCTCTCGCTCAATAGCCGGGCCAATAAACCGTTTGTAGCTGTCTTTATAGGCTTCTCGAACAAATTCTGCGGTGATTGAACGACTATTTTGTACTAGTTGGCGTTCCAAGTAGTCAAAGACTTTGTCCTCTTCAACGACGATCGAAACCTTTAGAACCTCTTCTTTTTCCCCACGATTAGACGCTAATACACGATGGGAGACCATTTTATTAATAGGCTCAGCGAAATCATAATACATTTCATAGACGCCCTTTTCATCCTTCTCAGCATCTTTGACTTTGCTTTGATAGACGCCCTTATTTTTCGTGAAGGTGCGAATCCATGTACGAAAATCCGGATTGTCACTGATTTGTTCGGCTACGATCTCATGCGCGCCTTGCAAGGCTTCATCTGCATTGGCGACATTCTCATTGATAAATTCTTCCGCTTTTGCATAAACATCCCCGTTTTGCGGAAAGCTTACTAAATACTCAGCCAAAGGTTCCAATCCATTTTCTTTGGCGATCTTTGCTTTTGTCCGACGTTTTTGTTTATACGGACGATATAAATCTTCTACTTTTTGTACTTTGACTGCTTTTTGGATTTTTTGTGCTAGTTCTTCCGTCAATTTTCCTTGTTCATCAATTAAACGCAGCACTTCCAGTTTGCGCTTCTCTAGGTTCTCTAAATAATTATAACGTTCTTCGATTTCGCGAATCTGGACTTCATCCAAGCTGCCTGTCATTTCTTTTCGGTAACGGGCGATAAAAGGCACCGTATTTCCGTCTGTCAATAAAGTTAAAACAACAGTGATTTGCTGTGGACGGTAATCCGTTAATTCTTTATTCAGTAATTGAATGATTTCTTGGTTTAAACCTTCTGCCATTTCCATTCCTCTTTTCATCCAAAATCTTATCTATTTTATCATAGTTCAGCGAACTTTGCTTCTATCCATCCATAGAAAAACCTTCACGTTCATCCGCAGTGAAGGGTCATTTAGAAATGATATTCTTTCGTTGCCTCAATAGGTTTGGTAATTCTGATAAAATCAGTCCGGTTAAAGTTAATCAAATGCCAAAAACTGTTTTAATCGTGATCGTTTCGCCTAATATGGCTACGGACGCGATCGTTGTTAACATAGGAATCGTATAAATATAAACTGTTGCTCGAACGGCGCCGAGGGTTTTGACTGAAAAGTTCCAAGTGACAAAACACAACGCAGATGCACCCACGCCTAAAAATAATAAATTGCTAAAGTTTCCTAGTTGAGCAAATCTAGAAACATCAAAAGAATCTATCGACAAGAATAGAACAGGAAGCATGAATAACAGTCCATAAAAGAATATTCGCTGCGTTGTTGCAATCGTTCCTTCACCAAAAGTACTGATCTTTTTAACGATTAGCGAGTAGGACGCCCAGCAAACTGTTGCTATTAAAGCCAGCCCATCGCCAATGGGGTCAACATTTAGTGTCCCCGATAAGCTGATCAATGAAATGCCGATCATGGAACAGATAAATCCTAAAACAAAAATTTTTGGAATCGTTCCTTGTTTCAGCACAAATCGGCTAATCAGCGCAGTCATGAAGGGACTGACCGAGCCTATGATCCCCACATTCATTGCTAGCGTATAGGTCAACGCGACATTTTCCAAATAGTAGTACAAGAAAATACCAAATAAACCAGCGATCATAAAATACTTTTCCTTTGACCATCCATTGAATGAAAGTCGCCTACGCGAAACAACCGTCAAAACTAAAAAACCGATCAAAAAACGAATAAAAAGAATTTCAATAGGTAAAAAGTCCTTTAGCAATACTTTCGTAGAGATAAATGTTAATGCCCAAATCATGACCGTTACACTTGCGGATAAATGCCCTTTGACCGTCTCTGACATTCTTTCCCTCCTTCTTTCAATCAGTTGTAATATTTTAATTCATTTGATCTCTGTATACTTAACCACTATGCCATTTAAGAAATGACCATGCAAGAAAATTCAAAAAAAAGTGAGATTCTAGTCGAATCTCACTTAGCTGCTAAAAATCAGGCTGCCACGGCCCATGCTCATTTGGAAGTTCATAATCTTGAACAATGCCTTTAGTGTCAAAAACTACGCCATGCAGGCTTCCTCCAAAAACAGCCCCTCCGTCAATACCGATCTTTCCATCTGATTCCCACAGAGAGGTCGTTTGCATGTCGCCGTAAAGCATAGGAGTAATCGTGTGTCCGAACACAATTGTTTTTCCTGTGCGATTTTTTCCTTCATGAAAAGGCTCACGAATCCATAGAAAATCAAATTCCGAAGTTTCTTTCCAGTTCTTCGTCAAGTCTATTCCCGCATGTACAAAAAGGTAGTCGCCCCATTCGTAATAAAAAGGCCGTTCGGATAAAAAAGAAACCAATGATCGATAGCGGCTGCGGATCATCATCGCGATTTCGGTCGGGGAATACTCATCTGTCGCTCCTTTATGAAGCAAGCTCTCGATGGTCTCTTTTCCACCATTATAAAGATAACTAGGAAACCAATCTTCCGGTTTTTCCATAAACTCTAAAAAGTATTGTTCATGGTTTCCCCTTAAGTAGACCGCTTGATACTTTTCAACCAGTTCCATACCTAAAAGCCAGCAGTCTTTACTCTTAGGTCCACGATCATTCAAATCCCCAATCAGCACGAGCTGCTGCTTCTCAGGTTGAAAATATTTCAATACTTGTTGAAACATTTCATACTCACCATGAATATCACCAATTACAAAAACTTGATCCATTTTATTTGCCCCCTTCAACCAAGGACTATCTTAACTTCCAGAAACGACAAAATAATTTCCATCGGTGTCGACAAAATTGAAGACATATTCTTCACCGATTTGCGCTAGATCTCCCAACTGAACATTCACTTCTTGCAATTTTTTATATAGTGAAACAACATCGTCACTTCCGAAAATCAGTGCAGGTGCTGGTTCAGATAGTTCGTCGTCATTATTTTCAATAAACGCGCGATCATAAATAACTAAATGCGTCGTACTCTCCTTACTCATCGCTACTTCCGCAACCTGCGAGCCATCTAATTCTTCAAAACTAATCTCGACAAAACCAAGACTTTGCCAAAATGCGCTCGCTTTTTTTACATCGTTTGCATACAAAATCACTTTTACTTGTTCATTGAACACGGTATCCACTCCTCGAAAAATTTCTAAAAATATATAG
It encodes the following:
- a CDS encoding Tex family protein, giving the protein MAEGLNQEIIQLLNKELTDYRPQQITVVLTLLTDGNTVPFIARYRKEMTGSLDEVQIREIEERYNYLENLEKRKLEVLRLIDEQGKLTEELAQKIQKAVKVQKVEDLYRPYKQKRRTKAKIAKENGLEPLAEYLVSFPQNGDVYAKAEEFINENVANADEALQGAHEIVAEQISDNPDFRTWIRTFTKNKGVYQSKVKDAEKDEKGVYEMYYDFAEPINKMVSHRVLASNRGEKEEVLKVSIVVEEDKVFDYLERQLVQNSRSITAEFVREAYKDSYKRFIGPAIEREIRNELTEDADEQAINIFGENLRNLLLQPPLKGKVVLGFDPAYRTGCKLAVVDETGKVLAIEVIYPHKPAPQAKRQAAGPAFQALIKKHGVEMVAIGNGTASRESELFVSEQLKQIQQEVFYVIVNEAGASVYSASDVARAEFPELQVEERSAVSIARRLQDPLSELVKIDPKAVGVGQYQHDVSQKRLSERLDFVVETAVNQVGVNVNTASPQLLQYASGLNKTTAQNIMTYREENGAFTSRPQLKKVPRLGPKAYEQAIGFLRIPDAKNILDTTAIHPESYASAKEILALANVELKSLGSEEATEKIKGLQLSQLQQALEIGKETIKDILQALLQPGRDMRDEMPAPLLRQDVLTMEDLQAGMELQGTVRNVIDFGAFVDIGVKQDGLVHISKLSKKFVKHPTDVVSVGDVVTVWVEAVDVKKGRISLTMVQSDNHD
- a CDS encoding metallophosphoesterase family protein; this translates as MDQVFVIGDIHGEYEMFQQVLKYFQPEKQQLVLIGDLNDRGPKSKDCWLLGMELVEKYQAVYLRGNHEQYFLEFMEKPEDWFPSYLYNGGKETIESLLHKGATDEYSPTEIAMMIRSRYRSLVSFLSERPFYYEWGDYLFVHAGIDLTKNWKETSEFDFLWIREPFHEGKNRTGKTIVFGHTITPMLYGDMQTTSLWESDGKIGIDGGAVFGGSLHGVVFDTKGIVQDYELPNEHGPWQPDF
- a CDS encoding DMT family transporter; the protein is MSETVKGHLSASVTVMIWALTFISTKVLLKDFLPIEILFIRFLIGFLVLTVVSRRRLSFNGWSKEKYFMIAGLFGIFLYYYLENVALTYTLAMNVGIIGSVSPFMTALISRFVLKQGTIPKIFVLGFICSMIGISLISLSGTLNVDPIGDGLALIATVCWASYSLIVKKISTFGEGTIATTQRIFFYGLLFMLPVLFLSIDSFDVSRFAQLGNFSNLLFLGVGASALCFVTWNFSVKTLGAVRATVYIYTIPMLTTIASVAILGETITIKTVFGI
- a CDS encoding VOC family protein, with amino-acid sequence MFNEQVKVILYANDVKKASAFWQSLGFVEISFEELDGSQVAEVAMSKESTTHLVIYDRAFIENNDDELSEPAPALIFGSDDVVSLYKKLQEVNVQLGDLAQIGEEYVFNFVDTDGNYFVVSGS